The Corynebacterium vitaeruminis DSM 20294 genome window below encodes:
- a CDS encoding alpha/beta hydrolase has product MTLRSRIALPLGACLLASSLAVPAASAQSANLPIGSAREGASSDAIDASSDFSASTLPDGSSISAGSSNSSDPWLSSIGGSSESTASSRGEGLGSSIDAYETSSRLSSRGLTEFSSGDSTGEDPGIDYGTSPKLLDTRHVEDNSYEIDVWSPANHTVITNLLILPAGGTDNPAPRPTLYLLSGADGGVGVNWRTASDYEDFFADKDVQVVTPIGGGSSLYMDWMREDLSMGAAQWQTYICEELPQVMDFEFHGNGRNAIAGISMSGGPALHMAGAYPGLFSAAASLSGYPANSGLLGRMFITNVVDGKGGSSINALGLFTDPSWEEIDPSAHLERLQNVPGFVGTGAGIPTLRDLTGDWAWWFFLEILSQVFSNYFTRQAESAGVQVERYYTVFGTHNYLNFERELRVGWERTLGPALGVA; this is encoded by the coding sequence ATGACTCTCCGTTCCCGCATCGCGCTTCCCCTCGGCGCGTGCCTGCTCGCCAGCTCGCTGGCCGTCCCCGCGGCCAGCGCCCAGTCGGCCAACCTCCCCATCGGCTCCGCCCGCGAGGGCGCAAGCTCGGACGCCATCGACGCAAGCTCCGACTTCTCCGCCTCGACACTTCCCGATGGATCGTCGATTTCCGCGGGCTCCTCCAACTCCTCCGACCCGTGGCTGAGCTCCATCGGGGGCTCCTCCGAGTCGACCGCGAGCTCCCGCGGCGAGGGGCTGGGGAGCTCAATCGATGCCTACGAGACCAGCTCACGGCTATCGAGCCGGGGCCTCACGGAGTTCTCTTCCGGCGACTCCACCGGCGAAGACCCGGGTATCGACTACGGGACGAGCCCGAAACTGCTGGACACGCGCCACGTCGAGGACAACTCCTACGAGATCGACGTGTGGTCGCCCGCCAACCACACGGTGATCACCAACCTCCTCATCCTGCCCGCCGGGGGCACCGACAACCCGGCCCCGCGCCCCACCCTGTACCTGCTCTCGGGCGCCGACGGCGGCGTGGGCGTCAACTGGCGCACGGCCTCCGACTACGAGGACTTCTTTGCCGACAAGGACGTGCAGGTGGTCACGCCCATCGGCGGCGGCTCCTCGCTGTACATGGACTGGATGCGCGAGGATTTGTCCATGGGGGCGGCCCAGTGGCAAACCTACATCTGCGAGGAACTCCCCCAGGTCATGGACTTTGAGTTCCACGGCAACGGGCGCAACGCCATCGCGGGGATTTCGATGTCGGGCGGGCCCGCGCTGCACATGGCTGGCGCCTACCCGGGCCTGTTCTCCGCGGCGGCCTCCCTGTCCGGCTATCCGGCCAACTCTGGCCTGCTCGGCAGGATGTTTATCACCAACGTGGTCGACGGCAAGGGCGGAAGCTCCATCAACGCGCTCGGGCTGTTCACCGACCCCAGCTGGGAGGAGATCGACCCCTCGGCGCACCTCGAGCGCCTGCAGAACGTCCCGGGGTTCGTGGGCACCGGCGCGGGGATCCCCACCCTGCGCGATCTGACCGGCGATTGGGCGTGGTGGTTCTTCCTCGAGATCCTAAGCCAGGTCTTCTCCAACTACTTCACCCGCCAGGCGGAGTCGGCGGGGGTGCAGGTCGAGCGCTACTACACGGTCTTCGGCACCCACAACTACCTCAACTTCGAGCGCGAGCTGCGCGTGGGCTGGGAGCGGACGCTCGGCCCGGCCCTCGGCGTCGCGTAG
- a CDS encoding alpha/beta hydrolase, producing MRVKLGIARTTTVLTSLCLSVALASGTAAPTRAQSADLPIGSAREGASSDGIDAATRGSTDTLPDGSSISAGSSNAYDSSLAPQTYPPANPQAEATAPLSLGTDTGVDYGTSPTLLATRHVAGNSYEIDVWSPANHAVITNLLLLPEGGLDNTSPRPTFYLLSGADGGANGKNWRDSSDYEGFFAGKNVQVVTPIGGGGSMNLNWLADDPTLGRNQWETYICEELPQIMDTQFHGTGRDAIAGLSMSGGPSIHMAGDHPERFHAAASLSGFPANSGQLGRLFTSDLIESKGGDPANALGDQANPAWLSMDPVANLDKLRGLRLFVGTGAGLPTLRDLTGDWYGFMWLEILSQVFSNYFTRQAQAAGLDVNRYYTVFGAHNYTNFEREMRVAWEETIGPALGLA from the coding sequence GTGCGGGTGAAACTAGGCATCGCCCGCACCACCACCGTCCTCACCAGCCTGTGCCTTTCCGTGGCACTCGCCTCTGGCACGGCTGCCCCGACCCGCGCGCAGTCGGCCGACCTCCCGATCGGCTCGGCCCGCGAGGGCGCCAGCTCGGACGGCATCGACGCGGCCACCCGCGGGTCCACGGACACGCTGCCGGATGGCTCGTCGATAAGCGCGGGCTCCTCGAACGCCTACGATTCCTCCCTCGCCCCGCAGACCTACCCGCCCGCAAACCCGCAGGCGGAGGCCACCGCGCCGCTGTCGCTGGGCACGGACACCGGCGTCGACTACGGAACCTCCCCCACGCTTCTGGCCACCCGGCACGTGGCGGGGAACTCCTACGAGATCGACGTCTGGTCGCCCGCCAACCACGCCGTGATCACCAACCTGCTCCTGCTTCCCGAGGGCGGGCTCGACAACACCAGCCCGCGCCCCACCTTCTACCTGCTCTCCGGCGCGGACGGCGGCGCGAACGGCAAGAACTGGCGCGACTCCTCCGACTACGAGGGCTTCTTCGCGGGCAAGAACGTGCAGGTGGTCACGCCCATCGGCGGCGGCGGGAGCATGAATCTCAACTGGCTGGCCGACGACCCCACGCTCGGCCGCAACCAGTGGGAGACCTACATCTGCGAGGAGCTGCCGCAGATCATGGACACCCAGTTCCACGGCACCGGCCGGGACGCCATCGCGGGGCTGTCCATGTCCGGCGGCCCCTCGATCCACATGGCGGGCGACCACCCCGAGCGCTTCCACGCCGCGGCCTCGCTGTCCGGCTTCCCCGCCAACTCCGGCCAGCTGGGGCGGCTGTTTACCAGCGACCTCATCGAGAGCAAGGGCGGCGACCCCGCCAACGCGCTCGGCGACCAAGCGAATCCCGCGTGGCTTTCCATGGACCCGGTGGCAAACCTGGACAAGCTGCGCGGCCTCAGGCTCTTCGTCGGCACCGGCGCAGGCTTGCCGACGCTACGCGACCTGACCGGGGACTGGTACGGATTCATGTGGCTGGAGATCCTAAGCCAGGTGTTCTCCAACTACTTCACCCGCCAGGCCCAGGCCGCGGGCCTCGACGTCAACCGCTATTACACCGTCTTCGGCGCCCACAACTACACCAACTTCGAGCGCGAGATGCGCGTGGCGTGGGAGGAGACCATCGGGCCAGCGCTGGGGCTGGCCTAG
- the ttdB gene encoding L(+)-tartrate dehydratase subunit beta, with protein sequence MSEREAKTLHTPISREDLEDIHAGDVIFLDGHIVTCRDVGHRRLVELGRKLPVDLQGGAILHAGPIMQPVEGEDDKFEVVSVGPTTSMRMEMFEYDFIEQTGVRLIVGKGSMGPNTEAGCKDFGALHCVFPAGNAVIAATEVEEVEESHWRELGMPEALWVMRVKQFGPLIVSIDAHGNNLYTQKKAEYNERKEAILEDLYEKVRYIK encoded by the coding sequence ATGAGCGAGCGCGAGGCCAAGACCCTCCACACCCCCATCTCCCGCGAGGACCTCGAGGACATCCACGCAGGCGATGTCATCTTCCTCGACGGGCACATCGTCACCTGCCGCGACGTCGGACACCGCCGGCTCGTCGAGCTCGGGCGAAAGCTCCCCGTCGATCTCCAGGGCGGGGCCATCCTCCACGCCGGGCCGATCATGCAGCCGGTGGAGGGCGAGGACGACAAGTTCGAGGTCGTCTCCGTCGGCCCCACCACCTCCATGCGCATGGAGATGTTCGAGTACGACTTCATCGAGCAGACCGGCGTGCGGCTCATCGTGGGCAAGGGCTCCATGGGGCCCAACACCGAGGCCGGATGCAAGGACTTCGGCGCGCTGCACTGCGTGTTCCCCGCGGGCAACGCCGTCATCGCCGCCACCGAGGTCGAGGAGGTCGAGGAGTCCCACTGGCGCGAGCTGGGCATGCCCGAGGCCCTCTGGGTCATGCGGGTCAAGCAGTTCGGGCCGCTGATCGTGTCGATCGATGCCCACGGCAACAACCTCTACACTCAGAAGAAGGCCGAGTACAACGAGCGCAAGGAGGCCATCCTTGAGGATCTTTACGAGAAGGTCAGGTACATCAAGTGA
- the ttdA gene encoding L(+)-tartrate dehydratase subunit alpha, with protein sequence MTTTVASEALRGVPERAKRRASAPADSQPADNQPVKVEFAPSTQKPSTLGREFSQGASLLIDRIAKFTDLVSKKLPDDVEARLRQLAEEEDQPMAKMIYATMQRNQKLALELNRPSCQDTGQIQIFARVGTDFPYLSELEPALKEAIGRASETAPLRRNSVETFNEYIPGTNIGTRSPWLYTQLVPDTDGIELDVYLAGGGCSLPGQGKTLMPGEGYEAAMKFILDVMTSYGVNACPPMLIGVGIGTSIDTAAFMSKLALMRPVQSHNSNELVAELETNLEAAINDLGLGPQGLGGRRSVMGVNIENSARHPSVLSVAVNTGCWSHRRGTIRLDRDLNYELLTHAGFEL encoded by the coding sequence ATGACGACCACCGTCGCATCCGAAGCGCTGCGCGGCGTACCCGAGCGCGCAAAGCGCCGGGCGTCCGCGCCGGCCGACTCCCAGCCCGCGGACAACCAGCCCGTGAAGGTGGAGTTCGCCCCGTCTACCCAGAAGCCCTCCACCCTGGGCCGCGAGTTCAGCCAGGGCGCGTCGCTGCTCATCGACCGCATCGCGAAGTTCACCGACCTGGTGTCCAAGAAGCTGCCCGACGACGTCGAGGCGCGCCTGCGCCAGCTGGCGGAGGAAGAGGACCAGCCGATGGCCAAGATGATCTACGCGACCATGCAGCGCAACCAGAAGCTCGCCCTCGAGCTCAACCGCCCGTCGTGCCAGGACACCGGCCAGATCCAGATCTTCGCCCGGGTCGGCACCGACTTCCCGTACCTCTCCGAGCTCGAGCCCGCGCTCAAGGAGGCCATCGGCCGCGCCTCCGAGACCGCGCCGCTGCGCCGCAACTCGGTGGAGACCTTCAACGAGTACATCCCGGGCACCAACATCGGCACCCGCTCGCCGTGGCTGTACACCCAGCTGGTGCCGGACACCGACGGCATCGAGCTGGACGTCTACCTCGCTGGCGGCGGCTGCTCCCTGCCCGGCCAGGGCAAGACCCTCATGCCGGGCGAGGGCTACGAGGCCGCGATGAAGTTCATCCTCGACGTGATGACCTCCTACGGCGTCAACGCCTGCCCGCCCATGCTCATCGGCGTGGGCATCGGCACCTCGATCGACACCGCGGCGTTCATGTCCAAGCTGGCGCTCATGCGCCCGGTGCAGTCGCACAACTCAAACGAGCTGGTCGCGGAGCTCGAGACCAACCTCGAGGCGGCCATCAACGACCTAGGGCTCGGCCCGCAGGGCCTGGGCGGCAGGCGCTCGGTCATGGGCGTGAACATCGAAAACTCCGCCCGCCACCCCTCCGTGCTCTCGGTCGCGGTGAACACCGGCTGCTGGTCGCACCGCCGCGGCACCATCCGCCTCGACCGCGACCTCAACTACGAACTTCTCACCCACGCAGGCTTCGAGCTGTAG
- a CDS encoding AraC family transcriptional regulator, translating to MDSPRAEFYVEHNPPARRAETRQYVYDIGSYHYNWHPQIELLVILGGKVELCAAGGVAVLGRGDVAVLNSNEGHATMSLEAGPGASSAQALLLHLDPDYVSSFNSGVIPHFACRSTPRTQGNAEFRRLRAMSARLMEEGLKAGPAAAARREALLAEIVATLFESFHDPAVFPVALMGEEGYVEVLRRATGYIEEHYRERLTLKQLAQRAGYSPTYFSEIFSSHMGIPLSEHITRVRLAQAVRMLGETDLTITDVARESGFPDVKAFGVAFKRAFNKTASQYRRQLRELAERGVDLGQVDETFHERFAHPEEQLGDHPGPHGGGVSAEEHRRVLEQVRELGEQAALVGERLARLADG from the coding sequence ATGGATTCACCGCGCGCAGAGTTCTACGTCGAGCACAACCCGCCGGCCCGGCGTGCCGAGACGCGGCAGTACGTCTACGACATCGGCTCCTACCACTACAACTGGCACCCGCAGATCGAACTTTTGGTGATCCTCGGCGGGAAGGTGGAGCTGTGCGCCGCCGGCGGCGTGGCGGTGCTGGGGCGCGGGGACGTGGCCGTCCTCAACTCGAACGAGGGACACGCGACCATGTCGCTGGAGGCAGGTCCCGGCGCGAGCAGCGCCCAGGCGCTCCTGCTCCACCTCGACCCCGACTACGTTTCCAGCTTCAACAGCGGCGTCATCCCGCACTTCGCGTGCCGGTCGACGCCCCGCACGCAGGGAAACGCCGAGTTCCGCAGGCTGCGGGCGATGAGCGCGCGGCTGATGGAGGAGGGGCTGAAGGCGGGGCCGGCGGCCGCGGCGCGCAGGGAGGCGCTGCTCGCCGAGATCGTCGCGACGCTGTTCGAATCCTTCCACGACCCGGCCGTCTTCCCCGTCGCGCTCATGGGGGAGGAGGGCTACGTGGAGGTGCTGCGGCGCGCGACCGGCTACATCGAGGAGCACTACCGGGAGCGGCTGACCTTGAAGCAGCTCGCCCAGCGCGCCGGGTACTCGCCGACGTACTTCTCCGAGATCTTCTCCAGCCACATGGGCATCCCGCTGAGCGAGCACATCACCCGCGTGCGCCTAGCCCAGGCGGTGCGCATGCTCGGGGAGACCGACCTGACCATCACCGACGTCGCGCGCGAGAGCGGGTTCCCCGACGTCAAGGCCTTCGGCGTGGCCTTCAAGCGCGCGTTCAACAAGACCGCCAGCCAATACCGCCGCCAGCTGCGCGAGCTCGCGGAGCGGGGCGTGGACCTAGGCCAGGTTGACGAGACCTTCCACGAGCGCTTCGCGCACCCCGAGGAGCAGCTCGGTGACCATCCGGGTCCTCACGGCGGGGGCGTGAGCGCGGAAGAGCACCGGCGGGTGCTGGAGCAGGTCCGCGAGCTGGGCGAGCAGGCGGCGCTGGTGGGCGAGCGGCTGGCGCGGCTGGCGGATGGGTAA
- a CDS encoding glutathione peroxidase gives MSIYDIPVTLNDGRSTTMADWQGHALLIVNTASKCGLTPQYEALQELFDDYANRGLFVIAMPCNQFAEEEPGSDEEIAEFCQTTYGVTFPILKKADVNGPNTHPLYQFLKGDGPDIEWNFEKFVVSPDGEVAGRFAPKMEPDDMKIINLLEEVLPI, from the coding sequence ATGAGCATCTACGACATCCCGGTTACCCTCAACGACGGCCGCTCCACCACCATGGCGGACTGGCAAGGCCATGCCCTCCTCATCGTCAACACGGCGTCCAAGTGCGGCCTCACGCCGCAGTACGAGGCGTTGCAGGAGCTTTTCGACGACTACGCCAACCGCGGCCTCTTCGTCATCGCCATGCCGTGCAACCAGTTCGCCGAGGAGGAGCCCGGCTCGGACGAGGAGATCGCCGAGTTCTGCCAGACCACCTACGGCGTGACCTTTCCGATCCTGAAGAAGGCCGACGTCAACGGCCCGAACACGCACCCTCTCTACCAGTTCCTCAAGGGCGACGGCCCGGACATCGAGTGGAACTTCGAGAAGTTCGTGGTCTCCCCGGACGGCGAGGTCGCGGGTCGCTTCGCGCCGAAGATGGAGCCGGACGACATGAAGATCATCAACCTCCTCGAGGAGGTGTTGCCCATCTAG
- a CDS encoding DUF2334 domain-containing protein, translating into MPRLLASISSVFDQSLSSTRKLVDALDAEGIPVSLLIAPRVGAHWHLAKDKRTLVWLQAQQAAGRCLILNGFDVTAQGRRAEFARLKQHEANLRLAGATRQMHRLGFDFDIFAPPRWELSPGTLEASKSYGFRVVASRQGMYYMDSGELLSCRNVSIGEGYGAKKWWRNFVIRTAERQAQESELVRLSVSARQLGDEAVRADFLRAVEQAVARGAQPADYALLL; encoded by the coding sequence ATGCCCCGGCTTCTCGCGTCCATCTCCAGCGTCTTCGACCAGTCCCTCTCCTCGACACGAAAGCTGGTGGACGCACTCGACGCCGAGGGAATCCCCGTCTCCCTTCTCATCGCCCCGCGGGTGGGCGCCCACTGGCACCTCGCCAAGGACAAGCGCACCCTCGTGTGGCTTCAGGCCCAGCAGGCGGCGGGGAGGTGCCTCATCCTCAACGGCTTCGACGTCACCGCCCAGGGCCGCCGCGCCGAGTTCGCCCGGCTCAAGCAGCACGAGGCCAACCTCCGGCTCGCCGGCGCCACGCGCCAGATGCACCGGCTGGGATTCGACTTCGACATCTTCGCGCCCCCGCGCTGGGAACTGTCGCCGGGCACCTTGGAAGCGTCGAAAAGCTACGGCTTTCGGGTGGTCGCCTCGCGGCAGGGGATGTATTACATGGACTCCGGCGAGCTCTTAAGCTGCCGCAACGTGTCCATCGGCGAGGGCTACGGCGCGAAGAAGTGGTGGCGCAACTTCGTCATCCGCACCGCCGAGCGCCAGGCGCAAGAAAGCGAGCTGGTGCGGCTGTCGGTGTCGGCGCGGCAGCTGGGTGATGAGGCCGTGCGGGCGGACTTCCTCCGCGCGGTCGAGCAGGCGGTGGCCCGCGGCGCCCAGCCCGCCGATTACGCCTTGCTGCTCTGA
- a CDS encoding S9 family peptidase, protein MTNIPPAAPIHPITRSHHGYDFVDNYEWLRDKEDPETVAYLDAENAYVEAETAHLAGLRENLYQEIKSRVKETEMSVPVRVGKHWYYGRTEEGKSYSYSCRIPVEEGQDAWTPPVIPEGEPVVGEQILLDLNQLAEGHDFFALGASSITTSGRFLAYSTDTEGDERFTLRVKDLDTGEHLGDVIEGVFYGATWIGEDYLFYQRVDEAWRPDSVWRHKIGTPVEEDVRVFYEADERFNVGVGGMRSEKYIVIASGSKTTTELWAIEQATPEAEFRCVHRRQDGLDVDIDHAVVAGEDVWVVTHNATGPNFAVGWTPVSGREEGDLGIADLHPLVEHREDQRIEGVDTYRDHITLGYRAGAIGRLAVMRLDEGGFTEFEEVAFDEELYSVASLGNPEWDAPVIRLSYGSFTTPSQVYDLDIATGQRTLLKEQEVLGEFNREDYTSRRKWVTARDGAQVPVSLVYRADLDLTRPNPTLLYGYGSYEHSIDPGFSVARLSLLDRGMIFAVAHVRGGGEMGRAWYDNGKMAHKKNTFFDFIDVADALLEQGITDREHLVAEGGSAGGLLVGAVANMAGDRFKAILAAVPFVDPLTSMLMPELPLTVGEWEEWGDPLHDKEVYEYMASYAPYENVEATAYPNILAATSINDTRVLYVEPAKWIAKLRATATGGNFYLKTEMAAGHGGVSGRYEKWRQTAFEWGWVVNQATGLEA, encoded by the coding sequence ATGACCAACATCCCCCCGGCAGCACCGATCCACCCCATTACCCGCTCTCACCACGGATACGACTTCGTGGACAACTACGAGTGGCTGCGGGACAAGGAGGATCCCGAGACCGTCGCCTACCTGGATGCGGAAAACGCCTACGTGGAGGCGGAGACGGCCCACCTCGCCGGGCTGCGGGAGAACCTCTACCAAGAGATCAAGTCGCGCGTGAAGGAGACCGAGATGTCGGTCCCGGTGCGCGTGGGAAAGCACTGGTACTACGGCCGCACCGAGGAAGGCAAGAGCTACTCCTACTCCTGCCGCATCCCCGTCGAGGAAGGCCAGGACGCCTGGACCCCGCCGGTCATCCCCGAGGGGGAGCCCGTCGTGGGCGAGCAGATCCTCCTAGACCTCAACCAGCTGGCCGAGGGCCACGACTTCTTCGCGCTGGGGGCCTCGTCGATCACCACGAGCGGCCGCTTCCTCGCGTACTCCACCGACACCGAGGGCGACGAGCGCTTCACCCTGCGCGTGAAGGACCTCGACACCGGCGAGCACCTGGGCGACGTGATCGAGGGCGTCTTCTACGGCGCCACCTGGATCGGGGAGGACTACCTCTTCTATCAGCGCGTCGACGAGGCCTGGCGCCCGGACTCGGTGTGGCGCCACAAGATCGGCACCCCGGTCGAGGAGGACGTCCGGGTGTTCTACGAGGCGGACGAGCGCTTCAACGTCGGCGTCGGCGGCATGCGCTCGGAAAAGTACATCGTCATCGCCTCGGGGTCGAAGACCACCACCGAGCTGTGGGCCATCGAGCAGGCCACCCCGGAGGCGGAATTCCGCTGCGTCCACCGCCGCCAGGACGGCCTCGACGTGGACATCGACCACGCGGTCGTCGCCGGCGAGGACGTCTGGGTGGTCACCCACAACGCCACCGGCCCGAACTTCGCGGTCGGCTGGACCCCGGTTTCGGGCCGCGAGGAGGGCGACCTCGGGATCGCGGACCTCCACCCGCTCGTCGAGCACCGCGAGGACCAGCGCATCGAGGGCGTGGACACCTACCGCGACCACATCACCCTGGGCTACCGGGCGGGCGCGATCGGAAGGCTCGCCGTCATGCGGCTCGACGAGGGCGGGTTCACCGAGTTCGAGGAGGTCGCCTTCGACGAGGAGCTCTACTCCGTCGCGTCGCTCGGCAACCCGGAGTGGGACGCCCCGGTCATCCGCCTGTCCTACGGCTCGTTCACCACGCCCTCGCAGGTCTACGACCTCGACATCGCGACCGGGCAGCGCACGCTGCTCAAGGAGCAGGAGGTGCTCGGCGAGTTCAACCGCGAGGACTACACCTCCCGCCGCAAGTGGGTGACGGCACGCGACGGGGCGCAGGTCCCGGTCTCGCTGGTCTACCGCGCCGACCTCGACCTGACCCGGCCCAACCCGACCCTGCTCTACGGCTACGGCTCCTACGAGCACTCGATCGACCCGGGATTCTCGGTGGCGAGGCTCTCGCTGCTCGACCGCGGCATGATCTTCGCCGTCGCCCACGTCCGCGGCGGCGGCGAGATGGGCCGCGCCTGGTACGACAACGGCAAGATGGCGCACAAGAAGAACACCTTTTTCGACTTCATCGACGTCGCCGACGCCCTCCTCGAGCAGGGCATCACCGACCGCGAGCACCTGGTCGCCGAGGGCGGCTCCGCGGGCGGGCTGCTCGTGGGAGCGGTGGCGAACATGGCGGGCGATCGGTTCAAGGCGATCCTCGCGGCCGTCCCCTTCGTCGACCCCCTGACCAGCATGCTCATGCCCGAGCTGCCGCTGACGGTCGGGGAGTGGGAGGAGTGGGGCGACCCGCTGCACGACAAGGAGGTCTACGAGTACATGGCCTCCTACGCCCCCTACGAGAACGTCGAGGCCACGGCCTACCCCAACATCCTCGCCGCCACCTCCATCAACGACACCCGCGTGCTCTACGTCGAGCCCGCGAAGTGGATCGCGAAGCTGCGGGCCACCGCCACCGGCGGGAACTTCTATCTCAAGACCGAGATGGCCGCGGGCCACGGGGGAGTGTCGGGCCGCTACGAGAAGTGGCGCCAGACCGCCTTCGAGTGGGGCTGGGTGGTCAACCAGGCGACGGGGCTAGAGGCCTAA
- a CDS encoding phosphoribosylaminoimidazolesuccinocarboxamide synthase codes for MRPELSQYSHVSAGKVREIYEIDDDTLLMVVTDRISAYDHILEPEIPDKGRVLTAMSMYFFEHIDFPNHLAGPIDDERIPEEVLGRAIVVKKLKMLPFECVVRGYLTGSGMKEYQESRSVCGVALPEGLVEASKLPEPIFTPATKAEIGDHDENVTFEAVVEKLGQARAEELREASINIYSQAAKIAEERGIILADTKFEFGLDEEGKLVLADEVLTPDSSRYWPADGYEPGRVQPSFDKQFVRNWLTGPKSGWDINSTTPPPSLPGSVVEATRDRYVEAFERITGRKFNEWIGCCV; via the coding sequence ATGCGTCCTGAACTTTCCCAGTACAGCCATGTCTCCGCAGGCAAGGTTCGTGAGATCTACGAGATCGACGATGACACCCTCCTCATGGTCGTCACCGATCGCATCTCCGCATACGATCACATCCTGGAGCCGGAAATCCCCGACAAGGGTCGCGTGCTCACCGCGATGAGCATGTACTTCTTCGAGCACATCGATTTCCCTAACCACCTGGCGGGTCCGATCGACGACGAGCGGATCCCCGAGGAGGTCCTCGGCCGCGCGATCGTGGTCAAGAAGCTGAAGATGCTCCCCTTCGAGTGCGTGGTCCGCGGCTACCTCACCGGCTCCGGCATGAAGGAGTACCAGGAGAGCCGGTCCGTGTGCGGCGTCGCGCTGCCCGAGGGGCTGGTCGAGGCCTCCAAGCTGCCCGAGCCCATCTTCACCCCGGCCACCAAGGCCGAGATCGGCGACCACGACGAGAACGTCACCTTCGAGGCCGTCGTCGAGAAGCTGGGGCAGGCCCGCGCCGAGGAGCTGCGTGAGGCCAGCATCAACATCTACTCCCAGGCCGCCAAGATCGCCGAGGAGCGCGGCATCATCCTGGCCGACACCAAGTTCGAGTTCGGCCTCGACGAGGAAGGCAAGCTCGTGCTCGCCGACGAGGTGCTCACCCCGGACTCCTCCCGCTACTGGCCCGCCGACGGCTACGAGCCGGGCCGCGTGCAGCCGAGCTTCGACAAGCAGTTCGTGCGCAACTGGCTGACCGGCCCCAAGTCCGGCTGGGACATTAACTCGACCACCCCGCCGCCGAGCCTCCCGGGCTCCGTGGTCGAGGCAACCCGCGACCGCTACGTCGAGGCCTTCGAGCGCATCACCGGCCGCAAGTTCAACGAGTGGATCGGCTGCTGCGTCTAG